In Dehalococcoidia bacterium, a single window of DNA contains:
- a CDS encoding lipase family protein, whose protein sequence is MRRARLVTLCAMVLLAVSMSAARCYPPGTGVVVFVQGLYTYLDEDGTQSTVLEDHRFDAMKAAFVANGYGADRLLDFSYNGGSLTADGTWQPEPYPCTATDRPAAQSVALLEQMLRNYREQHPKSHFILVGHSLGGYLSFLAGARDATRPPGERLEISAVVALDSPLNGVSADKKFVIDLIPCDKTFQAGAELVADGANAQIRDIRRYQAGVMAADGVRLATIGNTRDCLYNTVACTGIALADDSETQFIENAALVKRYTINSEVLASHDFIASFGPAIQDVVTFAGRGDR, encoded by the coding sequence ATGAGGCGCGCACGGCTCGTAACGCTGTGCGCCATGGTGCTGCTCGCCGTATCGATGAGCGCGGCGCGCTGCTATCCGCCGGGCACCGGTGTCGTCGTGTTCGTGCAGGGTCTCTACACGTATCTCGATGAAGACGGCACGCAGAGCACGGTGTTGGAGGACCACCGGTTCGACGCGATGAAGGCGGCGTTCGTCGCGAACGGCTATGGCGCTGACCGGCTGCTCGACTTCAGCTATAACGGCGGTTCGCTGACCGCTGACGGCACGTGGCAGCCGGAGCCTTATCCGTGTACCGCGACGGACCGGCCTGCGGCGCAGAGCGTCGCCTTGCTGGAGCAGATGCTGCGCAACTATCGCGAGCAGCATCCCAAGTCGCATTTCATCCTCGTCGGGCACAGCCTTGGCGGCTACCTGAGCTTCCTTGCGGGAGCGCGCGACGCGACGCGGCCGCCCGGCGAGCGGCTCGAGATCAGCGCCGTCGTCGCGCTGGACTCCCCGCTCAACGGGGTCAGCGCCGACAAGAAGTTCGTGATCGACCTGATCCCGTGCGACAAGACGTTCCAGGCGGGCGCCGAACTCGTCGCCGACGGCGCGAATGCGCAGATCAGGGACATCCGGCGCTACCAGGCGGGGGTGATGGCGGCCGATGGCGTGCGACTGGCGACGATCGGCAACACGCGAGACTGCCTGTACAACACGGTCGCCTGCACGGGCATCGCGCTGGCGGACGACAGCGAGACGCAGTTCATCGAGAACGCGGCGCTGGTCAAGCGGTACACGATCAACTCCGAGGTGCTCGCGAGCCACGACTTCATCGCCTCGTTCGGGCCCGCGATCCAGGACGTCGTGACGTTCGCGGGGCGGGGCGACCGGTAG
- a CDS encoding rod shape-determining protein, with translation MINPLTALLGFFSHDVGIDLGTANTLVMVKGRGIVIDEPSVVAIDRHTKKILAIGEEAKRMVGRTPSNIIAVRPLKDGVISDFEVTERMLQYFIRSVHERFGFGIPRPRVVIGIPSGVTEVEKRAVHDAALNAGARLAFLVEEPMAAAIGAGLPIMEPNGCMIVDIGGGTTEVAVIALGGVVVSTSIRTAGDEMDQEIMAYARQVHNMLIGERTAEEIKIEAGSAYPLEEEGIVEIRGRDLATGLPKSVEVSTVEIRDALSGSINAVIDAVRSTIEITPPELVADLMYRGIALAGGGAMLRGLDRRLAQETRFPVYVAEDPLFCVVKGTGEVLEETKMLQKVQSSLAMRKPPR, from the coding sequence GTGATTAATCCGCTAACGGCCCTGCTGGGCTTCTTTTCGCATGACGTCGGCATTGACCTGGGTACGGCGAACACGCTGGTGATGGTCAAGGGGCGCGGCATCGTCATCGACGAGCCTTCCGTCGTCGCCATCGACCGCCACACGAAGAAGATCCTGGCGATCGGCGAGGAGGCCAAGCGCATGGTGGGGCGGACGCCGTCGAACATCATCGCCGTACGTCCGCTCAAGGACGGCGTCATTTCGGACTTCGAAGTGACCGAGCGGATGCTCCAGTACTTCATTCGATCCGTGCACGAGCGGTTTGGCTTCGGCATTCCGCGGCCGCGCGTCGTCATCGGCATACCATCCGGCGTGACGGAGGTCGAAAAGCGCGCCGTGCACGATGCAGCGCTCAACGCCGGTGCGCGGCTGGCGTTCCTCGTGGAAGAGCCGATGGCGGCGGCGATCGGCGCCGGATTGCCGATCATGGAACCGAACGGCTGCATGATCGTCGACATCGGCGGCGGCACGACGGAGGTCGCCGTGATCGCGCTCGGCGGCGTCGTTGTCAGCACATCGATCCGCACGGCCGGCGATGAGATGGACCAGGAGATCATGGCGTACGCGCGCCAGGTGCACAACATGCTGATCGGCGAGCGCACGGCGGAAGAGATCAAGATCGAGGCGGGGTCGGCGTATCCGCTCGAAGAGGAAGGTATCGTCGAGATCCGCGGGCGCGACCTTGCGACGGGACTGCCGAAAAGCGTCGAAGTGAGCACGGTCGAGATCCGTGACGCGCTGTCGGGCAGCATCAACGCCGTCATCGACGCGGTGCGCTCGACGATCGAGATCACGCCGCCGGAACTCGTCGCGGACCTGATGTACCGGGGCATCGCTCTTGCGGGCGGCGGAGCGATGCTGCGGGGACTTGATCGGCGACTGGCGCAGGAGACACGGTTCCCGGTGTACGTGGCGGAGGATCCGCTGTTTTGCGTTGTGAAGGGCACGGG